The Ostrinia nubilalis chromosome 17, ilOstNubi1.1, whole genome shotgun sequence genome contains a region encoding:
- the LOC135079779 gene encoding pheromone-binding protein-like produces MGLSLRLLVVVAAAILGAECSQDVMKQMTINFGKALDTCRKELDLPDSINADFYNFWKEGYELSNRHTGCAIMCLSSKLDLVDPEGKLHHGNTHEFAKKHGADDSMAKQLVELIHKCESSVVDDPDACMKVLNIAKCFKAEIHKLNWAPSMDLIVAEVLAEV; encoded by the exons ATGGGTCTATCGTTGAGGTTGCTTGTGGTGGTGGCGGCGGCCATTTTGGGCGCGGAGTGCTCGCAAGATGTAATGAAACAGATGACCATCAATTTTGGAAAAGCGTTGGATACGTGCAGAAAGGAA CTTGATCTGCCAGACTCCATAAACGCGGACTTCTACAACTTCTGGAAGGAAGGCTATGAGCTCAGCAACCGGCACACGGGATGTGCTATCATGTGCCTCTCCTCAAAACTGGACCTCGTCGACCCCGAGGGGAAACTGCACCATGGAAACACCCATGAGTTCGCTAAGAAACATGGCGCTG ATGATTCCATGGCGAAGCAATTGGTAGAGCTCATCCACAAATGCGAGAGTTCGGTGGTGGATGACCCAGACGCATGCATGAAGGTGCTCAACATCGCCAAGTGCTTCAAGGCCGAGATCCACAAGCTGAACTGGGCTCCCAGCATGGACCTGATTGTTGCCGAGGTGTTAGCCGAAGTTTAA